tattttgaatattccAATTATTATGTATAACTATTGATTTCTCATTATTCAAATCTACCTTACTTTtatgaataatgaatttgaatttaaatatctaTTGTCATAATGTTGTCTACGTAAGAATACAGGGGCCTAGTAAATATAGCTAGACACGGAGGACCTAAATTAACGTAGAGTCACCACTAACCAATTAGGGCTAAGTTGATTAGCCACCTATCGTCAAAAAAATCTAGAATTAATACTATggaaaaatcttaaaaatttagaCTCGATCTCATCACCAAATTTCAGGTTCAAGAGTACGATTACATGTGGGGAATGTTATAGCACCCCCACAACGCCTATCCAGGGATAGTCCTACGGGGTCTTAGGagctagatttttttttatttaagcatattaatgttttaattaggCTAAAATCTTGtggatattttaaataaaaactctaaaaaagACCTCCGGTTTACTTGTAACTCAATTAAGATGTGTTCACTAAACTTatctaatttgaaacttaaattagatatttttacttttaacagAAACCTAAAGGATACCTAaataattctaataaaatacattcatttcctaaaattaattctattttagaattctaatttttttagaaattaccaatgaattaagagaaatatttaaatagattaataatGTTGAACCTATCAAGATCTTATGAAAGTATCCTATGTcgggtttatgatttatcttactttaaaattcttgatctaagatttaaattagtcaaaatcttaaaataataaatcttaaatagcatttattagctttcttaaaaaattctaaaataaaatatttagaaagaCCTACTCATTATTTACAATTCACCTTCAAAAatctttagttttaatcttaaataaagtcctaaaaatatttacatattaacttaagaTTCTAATCCCATacgatatttaaaattaatttaaaaccctaaaaatagaaaaatgaccTAAAGTTCGTTCTTTTAAAAcgaatagtaataaaataagaaaattaattaaattgactaaagttaatgaaaagttaaaattctttcaaaatgacaataataaaacgaaaaattaaataaaagaaataaataagacattaacataatgataataataataataacaataatacacattattcataatataataaaagaatcaaagtaacataaataaataatattaaaatgtatgtaagGGAATGTGTAAAAAAATggcatgaaaataaataaaacgaaataaaaataaataaaaattatacaagtgtgaataaatataaaatattaaaataaaatgcataattaacattaaatatataatgtataaatgcaaatgaaatgaaagatataagtgtaaattatttaaaaagatgaaaataaaatgacataACTTGATTTTAagactaaaagataaaaatgtgAAAGACAGAGAACTGATGTAGCAATTAATTcgcttttaatttttaaattttgaattaaatcgaatgtttaaataaataaaagggttacTAGTGTAAATAGGTCAAAGAGTGAGGGCAGTGGTGTAAAAAATGAGATATTTTctgtaaaattaaaaagtaaggGGGTGAGAATAAATTACCCGTTTTTGGCACCtataaatgagaaaaaattatttattctttcattttaacctcagtgtttttcaaaaaaaaaaaaaaaaactcttctctttctctttcaaCTTCTATGTTGGCCATGGCTCCACCACTGGAGAACCCAACGGCTCTCCAGCCTCTGGTGGTGGAGCCGCCATGTATGGTGgccgaatttttttttacaaaatcaaagttttatttagaaaaaatcattaattttcttaaaaatcaaaactttatttcgaaatagttaaaaaatcaaaaaattattttaaaattttaaactttcctctaaaatgacttaaaaacatatttttatttttcaaaatctaaattttctccttttttaaaaaatactatttttcttaaaattaaaattttattttgaagtagttgaaaaaaatcaaaacttttttaaaaatttaaacttttctttaaaataactaaaaaacagatttttatttttcaaaatataaactttctccttttgttaaaaaacaCTATTTTCTTAAAGATTAAAGCTTTTActttgaaatgattgaaaaaaatcaaaactttattttaaaattttaaactttcttttaaactaactaaaaaaaggaattttatttgttaaaatctaaactttctattttgcagaaaaattcaaaactttttccaaaatcaagccatttaaaaaaaaaccctttattTTAGAAAGGGAAGAGAAAAAACAAGATTTTTGGGGCTTCCTAGGGGAGGAGAACCGATATCCGGTGACGTCCCCTTTAtctaaatagttaaaaaaatcaaaaatttattttaaaattttaaactttcctctaaaatgacttaaaaaacatatttttattttcaaaatctaaattttatcttttaaaaaacactatttttcttaaaattaaaatttttattttgaagtagttgaaaaaaatcaaaacttttttaaaaatttaaacttttctttaaaataactaaaaaatagattttatttttcaaaatataaactctccttttgttaaaaaaaatactatttttcttaaagattaAAGCTTTCActttgaaatgattgaaaataaaatcaaaactttattttaaaattttaaactttcttttaaaataactaaaaaaaaggaattttatttgttaaaatctaaattttctattttgcagaaaaaattcaaaacatttcccaaaatcaagccatttaaaaaaaaacctttattttagaaAGGGGAGAGAAAAAACAAGATTTTTGGGGCTTCCTAGGGGAGGAGAACCAACGTCCGGTGACGTCCCCTTCATCGAAACCCAAAATCCGATCCCTCGTAACATGTctatggcaaaaaaaaaaagatagaataaaagaaaaaaaaagaaatagaatgttTATAGTTGTTAAgaccaaaaataatgaaaagcctcctctttttcatttcatttttatatattatcttttttaatcttgtttatttgtaaaaaatgataataataatatttattaataataatagtaatagtgatgataataataataatttgagcCTTTGACagactcaaaaaggaaaaaataaaaaaattaaaaaaaaataaaagtctcAAATCTAAAATTGGGTAGGCTCCAAACGGcccaaaagaaaacaaaaaattaattgagcCCTCAATCAAGCTCGGACAAAAAATGGGTGTCTACATCCATTATCCgacttaaactttatttttgcgGTTCTAAACTCATTATCTACttattttttcctctttttgcGGATATTCATTATCTAAATGTTGGATAAAATGGAAAGGCACATTGTAAACTTTAGATACGATATTATTGAGAAAAACATAAATCGTAgaacaaatatgaaaaatatatatataaaaaagtaaaaaatcaaactttattATGGCAGATATgcaaacaaatacaaaaatcTTACTGCCATTCATAtcaagaatgaaagaataaataaaaaaataaaggaaaaaaaacttgtGAATGCCTCTTAAACAAGTATTGCGATGATGATCCTCTAATCAAagctataatttaaaaaatgctGCAGCCTGCAAGAATAAATTGCATCAACATAACCTCAGCTCATCAGTAATCAAAGCAATCAATCTCTCTCTCCTGCATATGAAAAAAAAGCATATTCAAACAATCAGTTAAGGAGAAGAACATTGCTCAAAGAAAAATCTTGTGATATTACAACTTTGGAACAGATATTCATAGGTTGTCTAGACGTGGTAAGCTGTTAATGGCAGTTATTACAACTTTTTCTGGTAATTCAGTTATGTTAAATTTGCATATTGCCTAGCTTCACAGTGACTAGCTTTTTAACAAAGTGCAGTAAAGCATCATAAAGAGATTACCTTTAATGATAAGTCTCGCTGTTTTTTAAGTAATTGAGTCCTTGCCTTGCTCAAGTGGGAATTGGGAGACATGGTCTTTTTCTGTAAGGGAGTGAAAGATTCAAAAAAACTAGTACAAAACTCATCTCTTCATTCATTGAATAATTGCAGAGGTGAATACATCAGAGTAATAACAATAATGAGACAACAAAAGTCACCTTTGCTAACTGCTTGTCTCTGGTTAGCAATGGTAGCAGAGAGCAATCATTGTGTCTAGCAACCATAGGTTGGAAAAGCGAAATAGTAACCTGTAAACCACCAAGAATTAGGATGATGGATATCAAAGCAAAAGCAGTATACATGCACATGGAGGTGTATGAACCATTCAAATGAAAACAAGTAAACTAACCTCTTCTCTTTCGGGCACATATAGTACATTGCCCCAAGCATTCCTTCTTTCCGGAAGGAAGTCGAAAACACTATGGAAGTTTTCATTTTCCTGTTCATGAAACAAATAAgttaaaaggataaaaagggatgaatttaaaatcattaaacctACCATCATATGCTTCACGAATCCATCATTTCCTAGAAAATGCTTCAGAAACTTTAGCTGCAACAGGAAACAAACAATTTAGCTTCTTTGCAACATACGcagacaataaaataaattattaaaccaattatcgaagaaattaaaaggaaactAAATACCTGTACTTTTTGAGACCATGTTGATAAAATGAGTTTCTGCCCACCTATTGTCACATGAGTATTTGCACATTTCTCATCCTGAAAGTTACTAAGACTATTATGACAGTTCAAGATACAATCtattaaatatatgaataaaacAAAGTCAAATCAGTACCTCTAGGAAATCTAAAGCAGCCGAGGCAGAATTGAACCCTGTTCTTGGATCTTGACTAGAAATTCTTTCATTGCCTGTTTCTGACAACCGGCTTCTGAGTTGCTTTATAATGTTGTCCTTAAGTTCTTTGTTTGAATCCTTGGTTTTACTTGAGAATTTCTCCAGACAGTTGGATTCAAATACTAAAGCAAGAGCCTCACATGCTGCTGCACATAGTGCTTCATCGTTACTGTCTAATATGTTGGAGAAGTATGTAATTGCCCTGCATCCAAATTTGCAGATCTATCAATGACATTTCAAGTTTGTTTGtagatggaaaagaaaaagaaagacgatCACTATCTAGAGGTtgtaattgttaaaaatttacaataaatgagactttttaattaaaaggcTCACCCTTGCCAATTTTTGTGACTTAGCCTCCACCCATCAATGGTAGAAAGAAGAAAGGACCAAGCGGATATCATGGCAGTTAAAACGGCTGGTGAATCTTTCCTTTCAATCTGATGAGACATAGAAGGAAACCTATCCTTTTAGGCTCCAATTTACAGTTAACTAAGTTTAGGAATTGACTAAGAAAATTACAgaatatatagataaaaatatcaGTTAAAATTCATACACTAGAGTCAGTTCCAGGATTAATTAAGTCCCAAAGTAACTTCATTACTGATTCAGTCTCGTCCGAGTTGCTTGCACCGAAAAATGTAACAACAGTCAAGCAACCAAGAATCTGCGCAATACAAGAAACTTATAACAAAAGCCCGTGAAGCATAATCATGAAAGAGCTATccaaaaaatcaaattgcaatTAATTATCTTATCACCAGTGTTACCTCTAAGGTTTTAAGCTTGGGTTTTAGTCCTCCCTGGGAAAGTGCAGTCAGCACATCTTCATATGCTTCGTGCACCTTCTCAACTGAAGTAGTAATCATTGACAGCAATCCTACAAGAAGAATATGTACCAAAACCATAAgctaaattttaaagttgaacaaaaaacatctaataatatttGCACTTCATGAAGGATGAACCTACCAATAATATGTGCTGCTTGCTTCATCTCTGTAGGCGAACCCTTTTTAATGGAATGCAAGCATTGATACACTAGTGTTACAAAGCTGCAACAAGACGATTATAATTGTGAGCATTACCTGGTTAAAATGTATTATCAGAAAAGAAGATCAAATTTGCAAGTCTTAGAGACAATGGTTAGGTACTTCTTGAGAATGAAGTTCTGACTACTAAATTCTTTAATGTGAAGTTATTTATCATTTACACATTTATATAAAAACCCTGAAAAGGAAGTAATGCCTACTTCAGTTCTACAAAATTTTGCTCTATGTTGAGAGTTAACGCCTTGAGAATTGTTGAAAGTGCTTCCTCTCTCACCGATGCCCTGCGTTTTAGAAATAAACCAGAAATAGTTTTAAATCGAGTTGTGATGCAGTGTTAGTATCACGTTGAAACCATGTAAACAATTTGAATCTAATGAGTTACTAAAAGTAATTCCGAAACACCAATTTCAGACAAGAGACGTATGATATACCTTTTTCCTGACAAATCTATGAAGTAATCATGAAGAGTCTTGCGTGGACCCTGGAAATTGTGCAAATCACCTctagcatcatcatcatcatcaagtaGAATGCCTCTTTTTGATCGTTGACCGCCTTTACCTACAATTAATGACATCgataatataaaattgattaagatcaatgaaaaaaattgtaaaactaaACCATATATCCAATGCATATGCATAACTCTGCTAtatgcctatatatatatatatatattcaatgcATAACTGTTTGACTTCATTCATTCAAACAACTAGCATTagttttcaacatattttcacaaaatttcctTCTTACCACATTATCATATaatttcatggcaaacattaaCAACTCTCCCTCtagatatacatataataaaacataattatcaCTTATCACATTAATCAAAAACATAGGGTTCGGATGCTAGCCGCAGTATAGAAGCAATATTTGAAAACGAAATTTCATGAAACACCATCAAGATACATCTAAAAGCACAAATTACAATTGCAGGTTCATATTGCTTACAAGCTTCTGATTTGATGTATTCAGGAAAAAGCAAAGATAGCAATGACAGCTTTATGATGTTGGAAATCTATGAGAACTCCAAAAAGGATAATGAAACTTACTATTTCTCCTCTTGTCCATTATTTTCTTTGACTGAAAGAGATCAAGTAaaaccccaaacttttacaattgCTGCAAAGTAAACGTTAACTACTGCATAAactctaaacttttacttatGCACTTCTGGAAAACTTCAAGTTCTGAAACAAATACGAAACCCAACCTCACTTTTATACTTAGCTGCAGAAGTTAACCACCGACTTAAGAATCCTTTTTGCCAAAGGTATTAAGTGTTCTAATATATATCTATCACTACAAATAAccattcaattaaaaaaaaatcagttttttaatcagtttttagttttaatttatttataaaatctttaagttttttttttcctttttgccaAAAGTATTTAAGAgttttaataaatatctatCACTACAAATAACCATTCAATgcaaaaaaatcactttttagttttaatttatttataaaatcttttatAAGATTCTTTTCCTTTTGCCAAAGGTATTTAAGAGTTGCAATAAATATCTATCACTACAAATaaccatttaattaaaaaatcactttttagttttaatttctttatgaataataaattatgattttttactCAAAGTGGGTAGGATGAATTATAATTCGATGAATGCAGAAGACAACGAAAATTGCAATAGAAAATTGTATACTCTCCAATCAAAGAAGCTGAAAAATCTATGAAAAAACTCGAGAAAGATTTAATGAAACTTACGCTTTCTCCTCTTGTCCATGctttttagggaaaaaaaaacattcaactTCTGAATGAAATAGGACTCCCAAACTTTTCTGTTAGCTGGAAAGATAGTTACTGCCTTGATGAAGCTCTAAACCAATAAACCCAGAAagccattttttatttgtaaccTAATTGCCCACTTTATCACCAAAGTCAAGTCTCCATCTTTCTATCACTTTCATCTCGGTTGTGAATCTGAGATCGTAAGCTCTTTTGATCTTCTTCTCGAATtgtaatgtgattttttttctctcgtGATTGTAATCTTGTCGTTGAGTAAGGTGGAATTTTAGATCATCCACCTTCCTGCCCGCTTAGTTGTGTTTTTTTCTAGACAATGTTCATGAGATGTTCGGCAAAATGCTTCTAAGGAAGATTGCAGCCTATGTTGGGGATTGTTCTACTGTAGAATAACGTTGGTTAAAGGGTATCGACGGGGGCTATATCTCAACATATTGGACCCTGGATTTTAGGTAACTGGTTTTAAAAAGGCTGCTCCTAAGTCAAAATCAACTGCAAATATTATAGTCTTATTATGCATAATTGTTATCCGTGGATTTATTCTGGTTATAGAAACCTAATTTTCGAGTcttttagacaaaaaaaatatagacgtttcatatataataataattacaattattcaCTATCCAAATAGAAAGTGATATAATTTAATGAAGGTTTATTGGACTTCAGTTATTACATGAAGTATGGCTCAAATATGTGTAAACACTCTAATAACTCGTTTTCAATTGATGGTGGGTTGATTAGTAATTAAGACTATTGTGTAAAAgctatatattagggttatggtcttaaattatacatacataactttttttaatatctCATCTTAAAAAGAGAGAGACGCAATATGTGTGTTTATTTGAAAGATCAAAACCACAAAATCGTAAGATTTCAGTGGATTCAGGTACGGCTTTACACCTAGTTTTATTCTTGAAGATTTGACATGACAGATctcgatttattaagttttgtattaaaattttggttttaacaaGTGGTATTAGAGTCTtgttatgtcgaatcattaagaataaattatttgttattatgGATTAATTCgttcataaaattttatgaatttgatacAAGTATTTGATGTTTTGGTCGTACACATACTAAATCTTTTGGATTTATATAGaaagaattagggttttaattttaaattttggtatttttccaTGGGCataagcatttttatttttaattttcatgttaaattttgagttaaaatttcatctatttctctaaatttatataaaatacagAAAACACCTGTAATATGTTTGtggttaaaaaggaaaattataaagttttaagGACATCATATTTCCCTATTTAATCATATTCATAGGGTTTACACCGATAACAGGAGGGAAAAAACTACAGAATATGACAAGAAATATAGACTTGTCAAATCTATAAATTGATTTGATACAAACTCCAAAATAATGTGGTAGTtgtttttttgcttcttttatgTCTTTGGAACCTTCCATTTGACACCATAATCAAGATAGATACAAATGCTATCAGCAATTAAAATTCTATtccattataaatattaataatttgaactCACTACAGTCCAATTATAATTCAAAGTTTTTTTAGagagattaaatataaaatttttatttaaccaataactaaaaatgtttaaattgaatggttGAATTTAATTAGATTCGTCCATGTGTCGggtcttaataaaattttagcctCGTTTGATAGGTCGGGTTTAACCTAAAAATgagcttaatttttttccatgCTCAACTCAGATTATAGATGTTAAACTTGAGTCTAGCCCAACTCGACCCAactcgtattaatttttttatataaaataaggacatactactaaaatagtcacttatgtttgacaTCTTACGTTATTgtgttataacattttagtcactgagcgtTAACTGCTGTTAACGGTGTAACAGTAAGCTGATGTGGcgtgttaaatcatcatttcaagtaaaaattttaggttaaattatacaattggttcctatatttttatttcgttttgagtaatttaattttttacttttacgTTAAAATAGAtggagaagagaggaaaatagagggagagaAGTAGAAAATAATGGAATGgaagataaagaaaaaataaaggaaagttaaaagaacataaaagaaaaaataaattgctcaaaaagaaaaaatatggggaccaattgtataatttaacctaaattttttgtttgaaatgataatttaaattgTCACGTCAGCTTACTGTTACACGTTTAAcggcaattaacggctcagtgactaaaatgttacaacatgttaACGTAAGTTACTAAAATGTAACGTTTCAAATATAAGCaactaaaatgtaaaacaaaagtgactattttggtaatttaccctataaaacaaatttaaaaaatataatatatcaaatatagtaacaacattaaaacaaatatttcccaataatttgaaaatacattaaaaagattgaaacaaatatttctcaacaaattttaaaaagacatGTATccgggtttggacaaaaaaagttTACTTTACAAAATGGGCTTGGGCTttatttttgtccaagcccatagTTTAGAcctatatttttgtcaaaaccCTCCCGTTTTTGAGCTAGCCTTCAAGCCGTGCGGTCCATATACAACTTTACATTTAATCAAGAGACATCAAGCCCCTCTTTACCTTTGTTGAACTCACCCTCCCTAAACCCTATAATTCAAactgaaaataaacttaaattaaaaataactcgaatgataaaattgtaaataattcgACTTTAAAACGGTTAACTAAACTTAAAACGGctcaaacaaaagaaatatctaaacctaaaataatttaaaatttttaaaattaaaattaaattaattcaaattcattcaaacccaaaatcaaaCTCAATTCAACAATTAAGATATTAGCTAACATAAGAGTTGTAATTATCTCTTCAATCCCCCCCGGCCTCCTTGCAATTGaccaaataactaaaattagCTTCCAAGAACAAGAAGCGCATTGTTTTGGAATGGGAACTAATGATGAGACTTGCCGCGTAGAGCCGCCCCATTGCCCATGAAGATGAAATCAGTCTTTCAAAACATATCCACAATGCCACTTTCGAACCAAATCTGCTCAGCTGTCCCCAACTTCCTACGATTTGACACattcaagaaaaaagaaacattaTTTCCTTAATATTCTCAACGTTTTCCGGAATTTCAAACTACGATTGGTCTATCCCCTCGCTCCTTCATTGATTTTTTCAAAcgaaaaatttaaccattaaaagcTGATTATATTacattgaattaattaaatatatacatatttaaggTTAACTTCAAGTAGCTGGCAAAAGTCTTGATCTAAGGGTGTTTAAAcagttaattgaattaaatcagtattaattgaattaattaaactgTATATCCTTTAATTGTGAactgaattgaattttttaaaagattaaccGAATCGAAATATTTTAGACcgaattaaacaaaatttatatatttttatttttggttaaaacaagtataaaacatataaaaaatacattgataatgtttatttatcttgaaagttaaccaaattaattaaccgaaattttaagttttgaaacaCTACATAATTAAGTTGGGTTAATTCAATTCATTTGGTCAGTTCGGTTAGTAATCGAATTAACTGATAACCCAACttctaaaaaatcattaaccaACATTCAACCGAATTAGATCGATTAACCAAccaattaaccgaattaaatcggttaattcagttttaaCCGAAATTTGAACACCCCTACCTCGGTCCcctaaaaaatgtaaaatttcactttaccctttaaattttacaaaactttaatttaataaaaagtaaattacactttagcctcctaaaagtaataaaattttgatttaattatttaaaattatatatacaaactATTAATACCTCTTATAAGaatatacaacttaattttacccatttttttttttctgaaattcaCATTTACTTCACCACGAGATCATCATCTATAtctgggggggggggggggaaatCCTATATTGATAAGAACATAATCCATTGATTAATAGCtagtgtatgtgtgtgtgtttttttttaaatattttttatatagataAGTATAACCTAACtaccaaaacaaaatgaaaatgaaagcatCGGTccataaaattttgacaatgtCCTTAACACACGTATTCAATACCCTTACCATCTCCTCCATTAATGTCAACTTTCTCAACAACGACAACCTTTTGCTATAAATATATCTTCTTCCATTTTATTGCATTTCATACACATTTAGAAggaaattaaaagagttgataAAGTAGTATCCATGGAAGGTTTAATCCCTTGTTTGATCCATGCCATGAAGAAGCAAAAACCCAGCAACCGTTACCGATCCATGTCCGTTGGGTCTAGCCGTGGTTACCATTTGTTGATGGAACAGTCACCGGCGGAATCCGTCGAGGGGTCGTCGCATAGGCGGACGAGGTCGGAGTTTCAGCCACCAACGACGGTGGAGTTTGTTGAGCAAAGGTCTGGTCTTGGTTTGGTTAGCTCAAAGGGCGACAACTCTAGTTCTTATTTAAACTACCCTTCTTCAATGGCTGGAAGCTCGAAAGCTGGTTCTTATTACCGGCAAAACTCGAAGGTGAATAACGTTCGGATTTCTGATATTCGACCACGACGATGATCATCtgtttatgttttctttatttagaatatgaagaaaaaaaactgtTTGGTGTTGAAGATTTGTTTGTTGCTTTTGTTTTGATCATCGGAAAATTGATGATTTTCgtatttaattgtaaatttaaacAGTTTTACATTGCTGTGATTAGTGATTAATGTATGGTTTtgatttttgtgtgtgtttggtgattaattttcatattctaGGGGTTTTTGGAATTTGTAAATTggataaactattaaaataatcaattttgtttgacttaggttacattttagtcatttatgtttaaaaggttacattttagccacttatattatttatattgttgtaatattttagtcattgagccgtTAATAGTGTAACGGTAAATTGACATGActcgttaaatcatcatttcaaacgaaaattttagcttaaattcTATAactggtccctatattttttcagtttgagcaatttaatttttttcttttatgttcctttaattttttttccattctcttctgcttctccctctgttttcctcccttcttcatttcttttaacatggtttttctatatttttcatttgttaaaactagtccacaag
The nucleotide sequence above comes from Gossypium raimondii isolate GPD5lz chromosome 13, ASM2569854v1, whole genome shotgun sequence. Encoded proteins:
- the LOC105782947 gene encoding uncharacterized protein LOC105782947 isoform X1; the encoded protein is MDKRRNSKGGQRSKRGILLDDDDDARGDLHNFQGPRKTLHDYFIDLSGKRASVREEALSTILKALTLNIEQNFVELNFVTLVYQCLHSIKKGSPTEMKQAAHIIGLLSMITTSVEKVHEAYEDVLTALSQGGLKPKLKTLEILGCLTVVTFFGASNSDETESVMKLLWDLINPGTDSSIERKDSPAVLTAMISAWSFLLSTIDGWRLSHKNWQGAITYFSNILDSNDEALCAAACEALALVFESNCLEKFSSKTKDSNKELKDNIIKQLRSRLSETGNERISSQDPRTGFNSASAALDFLEDEKCANTHVTIGGQKLILSTWSQKVQLKFLKHFLGNDGFVKHMMENENFHSVFDFLPERRNAWGNVLYVPEREEVTISLFQPMVARHNDCSLLPLLTRDKQLAKKKTMSPNSHLSKARTQLLKKQRDLSLKEREIDCFDY
- the LOC105782947 gene encoding uncharacterized protein LOC105782947 isoform X2, whose protein sequence is MDKRRKRKGGQRSKRGILLDDDDDARGDLHNFQGPRKTLHDYFIDLSGKRASVREEALSTILKALTLNIEQNFVELNFVTLVYQCLHSIKKGSPTEMKQAAHIIGLLSMITTSVEKVHEAYEDVLTALSQGGLKPKLKTLEILGCLTVVTFFGASNSDETESVMKLLWDLINPGTDSSIERKDSPAVLTAMISAWSFLLSTIDGWRLSHKNWQGAITYFSNILDSNDEALCAAACEALALVFESNCLEKFSSKTKDSNKELKDNIIKQLRSRLSETGNERISSQDPRTGFNSASAALDFLEDEKCANTHVTIGGQKLILSTWSQKVQLKFLKHFLGNDGFVKHMMENENFHSVFDFLPERRNAWGNVLYVPEREEVTISLFQPMVARHNDCSLLPLLTRDKQLAKKKTMSPNSHLSKARTQLLKKQRDLSLKEREIDCFDY
- the LOC105782950 gene encoding uncharacterized protein LOC105782950, which encodes MEGLIPCLIHAMKKQKPSNRYRSMSVGSSRGYHLLMEQSPAESVEGSSHRRTRSEFQPPTTVEFVEQRSGLGLVSSKGDNSSSYLNYPSSMAGSSKAGSYYRQNSKVNNVRISDIRPRR